The following proteins are co-located in the Leucoraja erinacea ecotype New England chromosome 27, Leri_hhj_1, whole genome shotgun sequence genome:
- the LOC129710046 gene encoding interferon alpha-21-like, giving the protein MLRQFRKIYSMNLASVTWLQDKVENFRLLLDRQIRELKNCVRKKGSETRPQRSAAIHNYFKKLRKFLKRKKFSACAWEVTRAETRACLQQLPLVMTRIRARTKLFKKGGGMIDYNNFM; this is encoded by the exons ATGTTACGTCAATTTAGAAAGATCTACAGCATGAACCTGGCCTCGGTCACATGGCTCCAGGACAAGGTGGAGAATTTCAGGCTTCTCCTGGATAGGCAGATCAGAGAGCTGAAAAACTGTGTGAGGAAGAAAGGCTCCGAGACCCGGCCACAGAGAAGCGCCGCGATTCACAACTACTTCAAGAAACTCCGCAAGTTTCTTAAACGGAAG AAATTCAGCGCCTGCGCCTGGGAAGTAACGCGCGCCGAGACCAGGGCGTGTTTACAACAATTGCCTCTAGTAATGACAAGAATCcgggcccgtacgaagcttttcaaaaaggggggtggcatgatagATTACAataattttatgtga